A region from the Drosophila takahashii strain IR98-3 E-12201 chromosome 2L, DtakHiC1v2, whole genome shotgun sequence genome encodes:
- the LOC108062018 gene encoding uncharacterized protein yields the protein MRPLKSSRKKRLVPLSSDLNKDMRNEYQRPAGNHREVECVGDSRETGRGMPSTFPQPLPLEIRRRVEGLAEGPLVLSPPPVSLTISPKSKPKSRKVRPIKEQKLEDSMIELWVRDPAVNNLAQRVRSSFAKNIGRPEKLTPSMVLAKLETRLNTLANGMRSLQRWMPILIDQNRKLIKAKNPCFTSQSSVSLSMVSRSDLILNSSSSDEYRSISELNLRGDPSLEMEERNSTRELYYDMQMHLVNMLVVPKSHTSLLLNQRKEAMCQWKGGRGGHWRHQYTDQDWQRDLDAAAFLTGNSKNVRRQ from the coding sequence atGAGGCCCCTGAAATCTTCCCGTAAGAAACGCCTTGTGCCGCTCTCATCGGATCTAAACAAGGACATGAGGAATGAGTACCAAAGACCAGCCGGAAATCATCGAGAGGTCGAGTGTGTGGGCGATAGCAGAGAAACTGGAAGAGGAATGCCCTCCACTTTCCCACAACCACTACCTCTAGAAATCAGGCGACGCGTTGAGGGATTGGCCGAAGGACCCCTTGTTTTATCACCTCCTCCCGTTTCATTGACCATCTCACCCAAATCCAAACCGAAGTCAAGGAAAGTCAGACCCATCAAGGAGCAGAAATTGGAGGATTCCATGATAGAACTCTGGGTTCGGGATCCCGCCGTTAATAACTTGGCCCAAAGAGTTCGCTCATCCTTTGCCAAAAATATTGGAAGACCCGAGAAGCTGACGCCCAGCATGGTTTTGGCCAAGTTGGAGACACGCTTGAATACCTTGGCAAATGGAATGCGATCACTTCAAAGGTGGATGCCCATCCTGATCGATCAGAATAGGAAGCTTATTAAGGCCAAAAATCCCTGCTTTACTTCCCAATCCTCTGTATCGTTGTCCATGGTTTCCCGTTCGGATCTGATCCTCAACAGCAGCTCCTCCGATGAGTACAGGTCCATTTCGGAGCTAAATCTACGGGGTGATCCTTCGTTGGAGATGGAGGAACGCAATAGCACCCGGGAGCTCTACTACGACATGCAGATGCATCTGGTCAACATGCTCGTGGTGCCCAAGTCCCATACCTCACTGCTCCTCAACCAGCGAAAGGAAGCGATGTGCCAATGGAAAGGAGGACGTGGTGGCCATTGGCGGCATCAATATACAGATCAGGATTGGCAGCGGGATCTCGACGCGGCCGCCTTCCTCACTGGGAACTCCAAGAATGTGCGTCGTCAGTGA
- the ms(2)35Ci gene encoding uncharacterized protein ms(2)35Ci gives MTLINKCCCCLRLRTGAMIIAYSGLTVDILESLWAIFSKDQFCGDILIIWIISAIWSVLSDMVLFTAIYRENPNLLPVHLVTCLGGLVLEMISHMVIASIGMADTYLVCYSFFKISYTTADLVVVLSYYHSEV, from the exons ATGACATTGATTAACAAGTGCTGCTGTTGCCTAAGGTTACGAACCGGTGCCATGATAATTGCGTATTCAGGCCTAACCGTAGATATTTTGGAATCCTTGTGGGCCATATTTAGTAAGGACCAGTTCTGTGGTGATATTTTGATCATCTGGATTATATCCGCAATCTGGAGTGTCCTGTCGGATATGGTTCTTTTCACAGCGATTTATAGG GAAAATCCAAACCTGCTGCCCGTCCATTTGGTCACCTGTCTGGGTGGTCTGGTGTTGGAAATGATCAGTCACATGGTGATTGCTTCTATTGGCATGGCCGACACATACTTGGTGTGCTATTCGTTCTTCAAGATAAGCT ATACCACCGCAGACCTGGTTGTCGTGCTGAGCTACTACCATTCGGAGGTCTAG